From the genome of Pelosinus fermentans DSM 17108:
TTATTGAGCGTTAATTTACGCCTATGATCATTATAGGAATCTTGGTTATTTTTCTGATTGCTCTTAGCTATCTCGTTTTTCCAACAACTCAATAATTCGCGACTGCCTTTGGTCGGCGGTCATAGCCTCTAATTGTATTGGGCCACCGTTCTTGCCAGTTACTTCTTGACGATCCTTAAACTTCTCAGGGCGTTCGCCCTTAAGTAGGAACATGAGCAGATTATCACTATACCTTTGTACTGTGCCAATTTGTTTTCCTTGATAAAATACCGGTTCCGCTACCCCTTCTACGGCTCTACGTCTGGCCTCTTGCTCTAGCTTGTCGGCTGCAGCTTCTTTAGCTTGATCAAAAGCCAAAACATATTCAGGGTCATTTGCCATTGAATCATAGTGGGTTTGTCTAGCACACCCAGCAATCTCAGCAGATTTAGTAACATTACCGCACTCAGAGAAAACTGCAAGAAATGTCCTCTTTTTTATACTGTCCACTTTAGTCAGATCCATCAACCTTATTACACCACCTTTGTCCCATATTTTCCCCTAAAAACATCACCAGGCGTTGGATCACGATTGCCGCAAGCATCCTTATAAATATTATATTTATCATCTACATAGGCAGATTTCTTTTTTTTTAATGCCTCACGCAAATCTCGGCTCCATATTTTTTTCGACATATTCTCTCCTTTCACATGCTTAATAAATCTTCCTAGTACTCGGAACCCATCTCCAAGCCAGTAGGTAAGTATTAGGGTTAAAACTATTTCTTTGTAACGGGCTTCCATTTTCCAATCTTCTCAGTAATTTCTAATATATAATTCTCTTTATTTACCGTGCAGTGCGAAGCCGAATCCCCTGCAATGGGCTCTCTGTCAACCCATCCACCATGACAATGATTATATTGGCACCAAGGACAAACAAATTTTAACTCCCAGAATTGTCCTACCCATTCAGCAGTACAGGCTATAATTGGTCTTTCACCTTCATATCCTAAAATTTTAGCTGGTATTCGTTGTTTTCTCATTAAAATATCTCCATTAAAAGTTTTTCAAGCACAATTGTTTGCAAACATATTTTAGATGACTAATTTTTAATAAATGACAGATTTGATGACTAATTTAAATGGCAACGAACCCTTACCAATACTGAAATGATGACTAATGACTAATATTTTTTATAATTGATTTCATTAAATTAATATAAAAATATATAGAGAGAAAATAGGGCGAGTTAAAATCAAATCTGTCATCGAAAGTCTGTCACCACTCAATAATCACAAGGGTTTATAAGCTCTTATTATGATGACAGATTTTTTTAAAATTGGTCATTAATTAATTTATAACAACAATATTTAACCAGTTGCGGGTTTCTTTAGTCCTGTATTCCTTTGCATTTGGGAAAACCTCTAATAATTTTTTGTTAAATTTAATAGAACTAACGGGGTGAAGACCATTACATTTGCAAAAATCAGAATATCTATTATAGATAAATGACTTCGTTTCAATATTTCCTGTTTTTTCTTCACAACATTCAGCTAAAAATAAAGATACACTATCATTTGATAGTTTGTATTTCTCTAAGTTTTGCGCTAATATCTCAGGTTCTAAAAAATGTCCCCTTTTAAAAAGCCGCCTCAAGCCATTTATTGATAGATTTAACAGCCCTGATAGTTCTTCTGCAGTAGTTATTTTATTGATTATAAATGGATCTCTCTGGGGAGAGCCTGGTGGAAATTGATTTGGGAATGTAATTACAATCCATCTTCTAAAAAATCCGTGACTATGATCTTTACTTCTTGGCAACTCATTGCAAGAAAATATTAACTTCGCTGTATTCCTAAATTTGAAAGGTTTTTCCCCTTTCTTCTCGGCAGTTATCCAATCCCCACCAGTAAGTGTTTTAAATATTGAACTATCTTCAATAGAACGACTTGGAATATCTGCAAAGACATTGACTAATTTACCTACAAGACTAGCCTTTCTGAATTTATTTTCCGACAGATCCTGCAGGCTTTCATGAGATGTATTATTATCCCCTACGAACCTACCAACAAGATCTAGAAATATTGATTTACCTGATTCACCACCAGAATACAGCAAAAAAGCTTTTTGAATAACTGTGCTTGTCACCAAGAAATACCCGAATAATTCCTCTATAAATTCTTGACATCCATTAGGCAGCACATCATTAAAGAATTTGAGGATGTTTGGACATTTTGCATTTTTATCATAAACAACAGGAATTTGTATTTCTGAGTGATAATCCGATGTGTGCGGAAGTAATTTAATTTCATGATCTCTAAAGTTTACCAGTCCATTTTTTACGTTCAGAAATTCAGTAGCGCCTTCAAAAAAGTTTTCATCGGAAAGTTTCGAAGTCTGTATATAACGAGCGACTTCTGTTCCTCGTGAATCTCGATAATCCTTTCCTAATAGATCTATACATATTTGTTTGATCTTTGTAAAATCGATTGGGATATATACACCATTTTGATATATAAATAAGCTTCCATGATCATATGCTAATGTATTTGTAGCCATTATGTATTCAGCTAATTGGGGAGGTACAAACTTTCCTGATCCATCGAAAAATTCCTTGGGCGGTATATCTGCATCGAAAAATCCATCTGGTACGGGTTTATCAAAATCCTCTATAGCCTCTAACTTTGTACCGTCATTAGTTCTTCTTACCTTATTGGTACTTAGTGCCCAACTACAGGGAGCTTTAACTCCACAACCGCCATCAGGGCACATTTTAAATCCTAATGACTCTTGAATATATCCACAGGTCTGAGCTTGCATGTCATTTAAACAATGGTAAATTTTATTTGTTGTTTCCTGTTCCGTGTAGCCTGGATATGACTTGCTAAGTTCATGGACTATTTCAGGCCCATCTGAGCAACGCGCCACGTTGGTAATCATGGCAACCCATTGAGATTCTGATAGTTCGGCTGCGTGGTCTCTACAAGCCTGCAAGAATTTACAATTATCAATTGCTAATTTCGCAGGACCATCTGATGGGTTTCTTTTGAATCGATCACGTTTTTCCACCTTAACAACTTCAGCTATATACTGAGAAAAATCACTTTGATTATATCGATTGTCATTACTTGATAATACGGTAACTTCTACGGGGATTTCAGGATTCTTGCAATTAAAAGTTCCTGGTATGCGCAGTACTCTTGGTAGGTCGTAAGTACTATCGATGTTCCATTTAGTCCGACTTCTGATATAATTCTGCCATCCCTTAGATATTGACTGCGCTTGCAACCTTTCCTCTGGTGGCTCTAATTTCCACGGCTCTTTAAATATGTAATAGCAATGTAATCCTGAACCGCTTGAAACTATTATTGATGGTTCGATTGGCAACTCATTGATGAATGTTAGGGCTTGATTCATGTCTGCAGGGAGATTCTTTGATTTATGGTTAGGTCCTGCAATGTCGATATCTACATATAATGCCGGAATGGTCGTGATATCTTCGGCGGTAAATCGTCCCTCAGATTTTGGTTTACTTCCTAGATTAACGCCAAAATAAATATCATTTTTTACTGACATTGCGGTATCGATTATCGTGTCAATATTGGAAACGTCAATGAAGCACGTTTTTTTAGTGGACTTTCCCCACAGAGATATGTATCCTTCGGCGTTACTATATAAAGCTTCTAAGAATTGCTTAGTGTTCATATCAATACTTGCTTTTGCATTAGATGAAGCCATGTTATAATTATTAATAGAAATTAAATTCACCTCATTAAGACCGCCGATCCAAGGCGGTTATTTTTTTATCAGGTATTAAACACCTTGCTTTGGTCGCTGTAGAAAATCTTCAATTGCCCACCCTGGAACTATCCATCGTTTTATCCCTGCTTTGACTGCCTTTAATTGACCTGATTTTATTAGACTCATCAAAGTATTACGACCTAATTTCAATATCTTGCAGGTTTCAGAAATTGTATTAACTGACTGCCATGATACTTTTTCTTCAGAGATAGCGACCAATGGTACGAGTTGTCCTTGATCGCCTAATGTATATCTTTGTTCCTTACCCACTTCGTTCTTTAAAATGAATATTGGTTTTGAATTTTTCATATAAATTCCTCCTATAATTTTTTAACATGGAAATCAATTTTCCATTTCAAAACATTTTTTACGCCACTGCATTTAGCTATGGCGTATTGTCTGCTTGAGCACTGCTAATAACGGCGAAAAATCAAAATCGCATTTCATTACTTCGCAACCTAATTCCATAAGAAATTCTGGACTTGAGGATACAATTTTCATAATCTCAATAAATTCCATGACTTTAGAATTTCTTAAGTGATTAACCATATTATTTATTCTTAAATATCTCCCCCAATTTTCACCAAGATTATCGTGTTTGAATATAACACTATCAATTTCCTCTACTTCCATTAACCATACGTTCCACGAACTAGCAAGTATAGAGCTTTTACCTTCTGCTCTTTCCTTTTCAAAAAGCTTTAACGATAAATCTTCATCACTTAATTTGATATTATCTTTAACAAAAAGAGCATATTCTCTCGCAATTGCAATAGCCTCAAAAGTATAATTACAAGCAGTTCCGTTATGTCTCATGTTATAGGCGGCGTAAACCTCCGCTATTGTATCTTTCGGGTACTGTGTTAAGTATCCTATCCCTCTACCTTGCCCCTTTCGTAGTGGAGTAGGAATTAAATTCATTTTTTCGTAATTAAACAACGTACGTTTAGTTATTTTTATACCGTAATCTTTTAATATACGTATTACTTGATCTGGCGTCATCTCATCTGTGGGAGTAATCTTATTTTCATCGCCCAAATATATCCCTTCCCCTTTAACATGGAAAATTTATTTTTCTATGTTATTATAACATCTTTATAGTTATATTGACAAGCGTTTTTGTTTATTATTTTTTCACTATGCTTTCCTACTTTCTAATTCTATTTTTTATGTCTTCAAAAAGCTAATTGCGGTAATGTTTGAGGTATTTTAATAAAATAAATACTGAATCTCAATTAAGAAATTCAGTATTTATACGGCTCTATGTCGCATCATCATGTTTTTATATTTGTTAAGGGATTGTTAAGTAATTGTTAAGTCTAGTACCTTGACAAAGTTATATTTTTGTTTATCTTGAGGATCTTTTTCCGCCCAGCTTCGTTGTCGTCACCTTACAGATAGCCGATATGCGCGGCTCCTTCGCCTCGCAGGACAAAAAAATCTCCCCAATCTAACCTCAAATTTAACTCGGTCAAGGTACTAACCTGCCAAAAATTACTTGGTGTAACAATATCCTGTTCTTTCTACTTAGAATATCCAACTTCGGAGCATTCTACATATAAAATATCGTTACATATTAACTCAATCTTCTTGCTGCTGCATATACTAAAAATATAAGAAGCAATTCTTAAGTAGAGGAGGATTACATTGAATAAATGTTACGTTATTGATACTAATGTTCTCCTACATTCCCCTAACGCAATATTTACGTTCAACGAGCACACTGTAATCATTCCCGAAGTAGTTCTAGAAGAACTGGATCGTTTCAAATCGGAAAGCAGCGAACGAGGCGCCAATAGCCGTCAAGTCAGCCGCATTATTGACAACCTACGAGCTACAGGCAATTTGCTTAAGGGAGTCCCCTTGAATGATCAAGGCGGCATCTTACGAATTGAAACCAACCATCTGGATACTAAAATTCCTGCTAATTGGTCAGGAAGCAAACCTGATAACCGTATTCTGCAAGTATGCAAAGGGTTATCCGAAAGTAATCATTACCCGATTTTAGTCAGCCGCGATACCAATATGCGTGTAAAAGCAACCATTCTTACGATTCACGCTGAAGATTTCCGTAATGAAAAGGTAGCTAGTATCGAGGAGCAATATACTGGTCGAGGCATCATTTATACCACCTCAGAAGTTATTAATCGCTTTCATGAAAATGTTTTAAATACCATTGATCCTATTTTTTTATTCACCTATGATGAAAATGCTCATGTATTGATAAACACACCTTTAGAAACCAACCAATTTTTTCTGATTCGTTCAACAGATAATGACCGTCATACAGCTTTAGGTCGCTTTGACGGCGAAAAAATCATCCATCTGCGTTATCAGCATCACAATCCCTTTGGTGTCGTCCCCCGTAATATCGGTCAGATTTTCATGCAAGAATGTCTTATGATGAGCGCCAGTGAAGCCCCTTTAGTCATTATTAAAGGTCCTGCCGGTACAGCTAAAACCTTCTATTCCTTAGCTGTAGGCTTACATCAGCACTTTGAGTGCCGTCCCAGGGATTATAATCACATACTTATTTGTCGTCCTAACGTCCCTATGGATGAAGATATTGGTTTTCTTCCTGGATCAGAAGTCGATAAAGTAAGTCCTTTTATGAGAGGTATCAGAGATAATCTGTTTACCCTGATGAATGGAAATACACTCGATGACAGTAAAGATCTAATGCAAGCGGAAGATACAATTCAATTACTATTTGACAAGCATACGATTCAAACAGAAGCACTCGCCTTTCAGCGAGGTCGATCCTTACAAAAATACTGGGTCATCTTTGATGAAATGCAAAATGCTACACCTCGCCAAGCCAAAGGAGTGATCACTCGTCCGGGATTAGGTACCAAGATCATTCTTCTTGGTGATCCCGCCCAAATTGACCATCCAT
Proteins encoded in this window:
- a CDS encoding helix-turn-helix domain-containing protein; protein product: MKNSKPIFILKNEVGKEQRYTLGDQGQLVPLVAISEEKVSWQSVNTISETCKILKLGRNTLMSLIKSGQLKAVKAGIKRWIVPGWAIEDFLQRPKQGV
- a CDS encoding PhoH family protein, producing MNKCYVIDTNVLLHSPNAIFTFNEHTVIIPEVVLEELDRFKSESSERGANSRQVSRIIDNLRATGNLLKGVPLNDQGGILRIETNHLDTKIPANWSGSKPDNRILQVCKGLSESNHYPILVSRDTNMRVKATILTIHAEDFRNEKVASIEEQYTGRGIIYTTSEVINRFHENVLNTIDPIFLFTYDENAHVLINTPLETNQFFLIRSTDNDRHTALGRFDGEKIIHLRYQHHNPFGVVPRNIGQIFMQECLMMSASEAPLVIIKGPAGTAKTFYSLAVGLHQHFECRPRDYNHILICRPNVPMDEDIGFLPGSEVDKVSPFMRGIRDNLFTLMNGNTLDDSKDLMQAEDTIQLLFDKHTIQTEALAFQRGRSLQKYWVIFDEMQNATPRQAKGVITRPGLGTKIILLGDPAQIDHPYLDSQSNGLVYASEKMRGSKLCFQVTLQHDECERSPLAAEAAIRL
- a CDS encoding DNA primase family protein, whose amino-acid sequence is MASSNAKASIDMNTKQFLEALYSNAEGYISLWGKSTKKTCFIDVSNIDTIIDTAMSVKNDIYFGVNLGSKPKSEGRFTAEDITTIPALYVDIDIAGPNHKSKNLPADMNQALTFINELPIEPSIIVSSGSGLHCYYIFKEPWKLEPPEERLQAQSISKGWQNYIRSRTKWNIDSTYDLPRVLRIPGTFNCKNPEIPVEVTVLSSNDNRYNQSDFSQYIAEVVKVEKRDRFKRNPSDGPAKLAIDNCKFLQACRDHAAELSESQWVAMITNVARCSDGPEIVHELSKSYPGYTEQETTNKIYHCLNDMQAQTCGYIQESLGFKMCPDGGCGVKAPCSWALSTNKVRRTNDGTKLEAIEDFDKPVPDGFFDADIPPKEFFDGSGKFVPPQLAEYIMATNTLAYDHGSLFIYQNGVYIPIDFTKIKQICIDLLGKDYRDSRGTEVARYIQTSKLSDENFFEGATEFLNVKNGLVNFRDHEIKLLPHTSDYHSEIQIPVVYDKNAKCPNILKFFNDVLPNGCQEFIEELFGYFLVTSTVIQKAFLLYSGGESGKSIFLDLVGRFVGDNNTSHESLQDLSENKFRKASLVGKLVNVFADIPSRSIEDSSIFKTLTGGDWITAEKKGEKPFKFRNTAKLIFSCNELPRSKDHSHGFFRRWIVITFPNQFPPGSPQRDPFIINKITTAEELSGLLNLSINGLRRLFKRGHFLEPEILAQNLEKYKLSNDSVSLFLAECCEEKTGNIETKSFIYNRYSDFCKCNGLHPVSSIKFNKKLLEVFPNAKEYRTKETRNWLNIVVIN